The proteins below are encoded in one region of Aminivibrio pyruvatiphilus:
- the dut gene encoding dUTP diphosphatase — protein MEVPVKIVREGRANELPLPEYATPFSAGVDLRAADNCVLLPGEWTAVPTGLRIELPEGYEGQVRPRSGLAARHGVTVLNAPGTIDSDYRGEIRVLLINHGKESFAISAGDRVAQLILAPVSRISWREEALADSERGEGGFGSTGRS, from the coding sequence ATGGAGGTTCCTGTAAAGATTGTCCGGGAGGGGAGGGCGAACGAGCTTCCCCTTCCGGAATATGCCACGCCATTTTCTGCGGGCGTCGACCTGAGGGCAGCCGATAACTGTGTTCTTCTTCCCGGTGAATGGACAGCCGTACCCACGGGGCTCAGGATCGAGCTTCCGGAGGGATACGAAGGCCAGGTCAGGCCGAGGAGCGGGCTGGCGGCCAGGCACGGCGTCACTGTGCTGAACGCTCCCGGGACAATCGACAGCGATTACAGGGGCGAGATACGGGTGCTTCTCATCAACCACGGAAAGGAATCCTTCGCCATATCCGCAGGCGACAGGGTTGCACAGCTCATCCTGGCCCCGGTGTCCAGGATCTCCTGGAGAGAGGAAGCCCTGGCGGATTCCGAAAGGGGCGAGGGAGGCTTCGGCAGCACCGGCAGGAGTTGA
- the thrS gene encoding threonine--tRNA ligase: protein MFELKEPGGKSVRLSSGAAGEALEKLGVKSGAVAAMLNGRPVDMTAEITESGDIAPITADSEEGLDILRHSAAHLMAQAVAGLYPGTRYGVGPSIKDGFYYDMEIPGGITEEDLPKIEKEMKRLAKRAIPVERREMTREEALAYFREKNDPYKAEIISDLEEDHVSLYFQGDYADLCRGPHVPNTSWVKHFRLLSVAGAYWRGDEKNIMLTRVYGTAFASEEALEAYIRRMEEAKSRDHRRLGRELDLFSLQNEGPGFPFFHPKGMVIMNCLVDFWKKEHTKRGYSEIRTPLILDRDLWIRSGHWDHYRENMYFTEIDEQPFAIKPMNCPGGMMVYKSQLRSYRDLPMRMAELGVVHRHERSGVLHGLMRVRCFTQDDAHLYCRPDQVKDEIIGIMNLCNYIYRDVFGFKYTMELSTRPENSMGSEEQWAIAETALKQALDETKSEYRLNPGDGAFYGPKIDFHLEDCIGRTWQCGTIQLDFQMPEKFDLSYVGADGKEHRPVMLHRTVLGSLERFFGILVENFAGAFPYWIAPVQVRILPVSGDYVEYAGKIASELRSSGIRVEVDERDEKLGKKIRDAQTQKIPYMAVVGEKERESGGVAPRERSRGDLGAMSMDQFREVLAAEFNPIKV from the coding sequence ATGTTCGAACTGAAGGAACCGGGAGGAAAAAGCGTGCGGCTTTCGTCGGGAGCGGCGGGGGAAGCACTGGAGAAACTGGGTGTCAAAAGCGGAGCCGTGGCGGCGATGCTGAACGGAAGACCAGTGGACATGACCGCCGAGATCACTGAGAGCGGCGACATCGCTCCTATTACGGCCGACTCTGAAGAGGGGCTGGACATCCTCCGCCACTCGGCTGCCCACCTCATGGCCCAGGCCGTGGCCGGACTCTATCCCGGCACGCGGTATGGCGTGGGGCCTTCCATAAAGGACGGCTTCTACTACGACATGGAGATCCCCGGCGGCATTACCGAGGAAGACCTGCCCAAAATCGAGAAGGAAATGAAGCGCCTGGCAAAAAGGGCGATTCCGGTGGAACGGCGGGAGATGACCAGAGAGGAAGCCCTGGCCTATTTCCGGGAAAAGAACGACCCCTATAAGGCGGAGATCATCTCCGATCTGGAGGAGGATCATGTGTCCCTGTATTTCCAGGGCGATTACGCAGACCTCTGCCGGGGACCCCACGTGCCCAATACATCCTGGGTGAAGCACTTCCGCCTGCTCTCCGTGGCCGGAGCCTACTGGAGGGGCGACGAAAAGAACATCATGCTCACACGGGTCTACGGCACCGCCTTTGCTTCTGAAGAAGCTCTGGAGGCGTACATCCGGAGGATGGAGGAGGCGAAGAGCAGGGACCACCGCCGCCTGGGCAGGGAGCTCGATCTTTTCAGCCTCCAGAACGAGGGGCCCGGTTTCCCCTTCTTCCATCCCAAGGGCATGGTCATCATGAACTGCCTCGTGGACTTCTGGAAGAAAGAGCACACAAAACGGGGGTACAGCGAGATCCGGACGCCTCTCATCCTTGACCGGGATCTCTGGATACGGTCGGGCCACTGGGATCACTACCGGGAGAACATGTACTTCACCGAAATCGACGAACAGCCCTTCGCCATCAAGCCCATGAACTGCCCGGGCGGGATGATGGTCTACAAGAGCCAGTTGAGGAGCTACCGGGATCTGCCCATGCGCATGGCGGAGCTCGGGGTGGTTCACAGGCATGAGCGGAGCGGCGTCCTTCACGGGCTCATGAGGGTCCGGTGCTTCACCCAGGACGACGCCCACCTCTACTGTCGCCCCGACCAGGTGAAGGACGAGATCATAGGAATCATGAACCTGTGCAATTATATCTACAGGGACGTGTTCGGCTTCAAGTACACCATGGAACTCTCAACCCGGCCCGAAAACTCCATGGGTTCGGAAGAGCAGTGGGCTATCGCGGAGACGGCCCTGAAGCAGGCCCTGGACGAGACGAAGTCGGAGTACAGGCTGAACCCCGGCGACGGGGCGTTCTACGGCCCCAAAATCGACTTCCATCTCGAGGACTGCATCGGCAGAACATGGCAGTGCGGCACCATACAGCTGGACTTCCAGATGCCCGAAAAGTTCGACCTTTCCTACGTGGGGGCCGACGGCAAGGAACACCGTCCCGTGATGCTCCACAGGACTGTTCTCGGCAGTCTCGAGCGGTTCTTCGGAATCCTCGTGGAAAACTTCGCCGGAGCTTTCCCCTACTGGATCGCGCCCGTTCAGGTGCGGATTCTCCCCGTTTCAGGCGACTATGTAGAGTATGCCGGGAAAATCGCCTCTGAACTTCGGTCTTCGGGGATCCGTGTAGAAGTGGACGAACGGGACGAAAAACTCGGCAAGAAAATCCGGGATGCCCAGACCCAGAAAATTCCCTACATGGCCGTGGTGGGCGAGAAGGAAAGAGAGTCCGGCGGCGTCGCCCCCCGGGAGCGGAGCAGGGGAGATCTGGGCGCTATGTCCATGGACCAGTTCAGGGAAGTTCTGGCTGCGGAGTTCAATCCCATCAAGGTCTGA
- a CDS encoding TAXI family TRAP transporter solute-binding subunit produces the protein MKSTKKILILFCIALFLLSAAGSAFASGKFVTIVTGSTGGTYYPIGTILANHFNTALMDKGYKWSAQSSGGTVENLDMMQRSEAEMAIAMANLTGFAYTGTVRYEGKKIENLRYVMGLWPDVTQFVVSGSSGIKTWADLKGKKVAVGPAASGTEFSSRVLLKALAGLTFDDIRAEYVGYSEASQALQNGQLDAFNAEAGVPVAAVAELYAGRQEVNMLEFSPEDIATLKKEAPFYAAVLIPAGTYPNQEKELRVAGIKSALLVGKDVPEELVYDMLKVVYSKKEDLKNEHAAFTKVDFDNPVDGLYGAPLHPGAVKFFKEMGMTIPQELLP, from the coding sequence ATGAAGTCAACGAAAAAGATCCTGATCCTGTTCTGCATCGCGCTTTTCCTTCTCTCCGCCGCAGGTTCTGCCTTTGCCTCCGGCAAGTTCGTCACCATCGTCACCGGTTCCACGGGAGGAACGTATTACCCCATCGGCACCATTCTCGCCAATCACTTCAATACCGCACTCATGGACAAGGGATACAAATGGTCCGCCCAGAGTTCGGGAGGCACAGTGGAAAATCTTGACATGATGCAGCGCAGCGAGGCCGAGATGGCTATCGCCATGGCGAATCTCACAGGCTTTGCCTATACCGGTACGGTCCGGTACGAAGGAAAGAAGATTGAAAACCTGCGCTACGTCATGGGGCTGTGGCCTGATGTGACCCAGTTCGTGGTGAGCGGCTCCTCCGGCATCAAAACATGGGCAGACCTGAAGGGTAAAAAGGTCGCCGTAGGTCCTGCAGCCTCCGGAACGGAATTCAGCAGCCGGGTTCTGCTGAAGGCTCTCGCGGGGCTTACTTTCGATGACATCAGGGCGGAGTACGTGGGCTACAGTGAAGCTTCCCAGGCCCTTCAGAACGGCCAGCTCGATGCCTTCAACGCCGAAGCCGGCGTTCCCGTGGCTGCAGTGGCTGAGCTTTATGCCGGACGGCAGGAAGTGAACATGCTCGAGTTTTCTCCTGAGGATATCGCAACATTGAAAAAGGAAGCCCCCTTTTATGCCGCAGTGCTCATTCCCGCAGGAACGTATCCCAACCAGGAGAAGGAACTCAGGGTGGCCGGAATCAAGTCCGCCCTTCTCGTTGGGAAGGATGTGCCCGAAGAGCTAGTTTATGACATGCTGAAGGTCGTGTACAGCAAGAAAGAAGACCTGAAGAATGAGCATGCAGCCTTCACGAAGGTGGATTTCGACAATCCCGTGGACGGCCTTTACGGTGCTCCTCTTCACCCGGGTGCCGTGAAGTTCTTCAAGGAAATGGGGATGACCATTCCCCAGGAACTTCTTCCCTGA
- a CDS encoding polyribonucleotide nucleotidyltransferase, protein MEKQFSVEVGGRPLVFATGKVAKQANGAVVASHGETTILATACITDKPRTGIDFFPLLVDFEERFYSAGKIPGGFIKREGRPSETAVLSCRMVDRSIRSLFDETMRHDVHVVATVLAVDQVNPPNVLAINAASAALSISDIPWGGPVGAVRIGLLDGELVVNPTEEQMLVSELDLLVAGHLDGVTMVECGSREVSEEILVDALDLAQSEIRKIVGLFNEMRASIGREKLVLPAAPAFPDIDRWITDNLGAEIRDAVQTHEKKPRGDKLSAARNKAQDHFAAEYPESGDYIAAFIDEMVKKTMRSLIVDERIRVDGRAMDELRSITCETGILPRVHGSALFTRGETQALVVTTLGMMGVDDQILDGLKQDEPAKRFILHYNFPPYSVGEVRPMRGPGRREIGHGALAERALRSMIPEEADFPYVMRVVSDILESNGSSSQASICGGSLALMNAGVPMKKHVAGIAMGLIKEGDKVAVLTDIQGLEDHFGDMDFKVAGTRDGVTALQMDNKAGGITRGILEQALGQAKAARMAILEKMEAAIPAPDQLSPNAPRIFMTTIDPEKIRDVIGPGGKVIRGITQKTGVKINVEDNGEIYIGGSSQDKVDEALAIIRGLTKDLEAGEVYYGTVTRLMAFGVFIECLPGKEGLLHVSEVSTHRIPKVDDVFKVGDKVLVMVKEIDDMNRVNLTRRRILENEARISDEGLSDVLPAEKEREEAIAALAAAAKANPSPDRDRPSHGGGRPDRGDRRGGGPRRHSSGGRE, encoded by the coding sequence ATGGAAAAGCAGTTTTCAGTTGAAGTGGGAGGCCGGCCTCTCGTATTCGCCACCGGCAAGGTGGCCAAACAGGCCAACGGAGCCGTGGTGGCGAGTCACGGTGAGACTACCATCCTTGCCACGGCGTGCATTACCGACAAGCCCAGGACGGGGATCGATTTCTTCCCTCTCCTTGTTGATTTCGAGGAAAGATTCTATTCGGCGGGAAAAATTCCCGGCGGCTTCATCAAGCGTGAAGGCCGTCCTTCTGAAACAGCCGTTCTGAGCTGCCGGATGGTGGACCGCTCCATCCGCTCCCTTTTTGACGAAACCATGCGCCACGACGTTCACGTGGTGGCTACGGTGCTGGCGGTTGACCAGGTCAACCCGCCCAACGTCCTTGCAATAAACGCCGCGTCGGCGGCTCTCTCCATTTCCGACATTCCCTGGGGCGGCCCCGTGGGCGCCGTCCGCATCGGCCTTCTTGACGGAGAACTCGTGGTGAACCCCACCGAGGAGCAGATGCTGGTTTCAGAGCTTGATCTCCTCGTTGCGGGACACCTTGACGGCGTCACTATGGTGGAGTGCGGATCCAGGGAAGTTTCCGAGGAGATCCTCGTGGATGCCCTTGACCTCGCCCAAAGCGAGATCAGGAAGATCGTCGGCCTCTTCAACGAGATGCGGGCTTCCATCGGCCGGGAAAAACTTGTTCTGCCCGCGGCGCCTGCCTTCCCCGACATCGACCGGTGGATCACCGACAATCTCGGCGCCGAGATCCGGGACGCGGTACAGACTCATGAGAAGAAGCCCCGGGGCGACAAGCTCTCCGCAGCGAGAAACAAGGCCCAGGATCATTTTGCGGCAGAATATCCGGAGAGCGGAGACTATATTGCCGCCTTCATCGACGAGATGGTCAAGAAGACCATGCGTTCTCTCATCGTGGACGAGCGTATCCGGGTGGACGGCAGGGCCATGGACGAGCTTCGCTCCATCACCTGCGAGACGGGGATCCTTCCCAGGGTCCACGGGTCGGCCCTTTTCACCCGTGGCGAAACCCAGGCCCTCGTGGTGACCACCCTCGGCATGATGGGCGTGGACGACCAGATCCTGGACGGACTGAAGCAGGACGAGCCCGCCAAGAGGTTCATTCTTCACTACAACTTCCCCCCCTATTCCGTGGGTGAAGTCCGGCCCATGCGGGGACCGGGAAGAAGGGAGATCGGGCACGGAGCCCTTGCCGAAAGGGCACTCCGCTCCATGATCCCCGAGGAGGCGGATTTCCCCTACGTCATGCGGGTCGTCTCCGACATCCTCGAATCCAACGGTTCGAGCTCCCAGGCCTCCATCTGCGGCGGAAGCCTTGCCCTTATGAATGCCGGCGTTCCCATGAAGAAACACGTGGCCGGCATCGCCATGGGGCTCATCAAGGAAGGGGACAAGGTTGCTGTCCTGACGGATATCCAGGGCCTCGAAGACCACTTCGGCGACATGGACTTCAAGGTGGCCGGAACCAGGGACGGAGTGACCGCCCTCCAGATGGACAACAAGGCCGGGGGCATCACCAGGGGTATCCTGGAGCAGGCCCTCGGGCAGGCAAAGGCGGCACGGATGGCCATCCTCGAGAAGATGGAAGCCGCCATTCCAGCGCCGGACCAGCTTTCGCCCAATGCTCCCAGAATCTTCATGACCACCATCGACCCCGAAAAGATCCGCGACGTCATCGGTCCCGGCGGAAAGGTCATCCGGGGAATCACCCAGAAGACCGGCGTGAAGATCAACGTGGAGGACAACGGTGAAATCTACATCGGCGGCTCGTCCCAGGACAAGGTGGACGAGGCTCTTGCCATTATCCGCGGTCTCACGAAGGACCTCGAGGCCGGCGAAGTGTATTACGGCACGGTCACAAGACTCATGGCCTTCGGAGTGTTCATCGAGTGCCTCCCCGGCAAGGAAGGGCTGCTCCATGTGAGTGAAGTCAGCACGCACAGGATTCCCAAGGTGGACGACGTCTTCAAGGTGGGGGACAAAGTCCTGGTCATGGTCAAGGAAATCGACGACATGAACAGGGTGAACCTGACCAGGCGCCGTATCCTGGAGAACGAGGCCCGGATTTCCGACGAGGGCCTTTCCGACGTGCTGCCCGCCGAAAAGGAGCGGGAGGAGGCCATTGCCGCCCTCGCAGCGGCTGCAAAGGCCAATCCTTCTCCCGACAGGGATCGTCCTTCCCACGGCGGCGGCAGACCTGACCGGGGAGACAGGAGAGGCGGCGGCCCCCGACGCCATTCCTCCGGAGGAAGGGAATAG